The Streptococcus sp. DTU_2020_1001019_1_SI_AUS_MUR_006 sequence AAGGGCAACACGGTCATTAACTCCGAGACTTTCATCAAAGTCTTTCAGAGTATAGGCTCCGACTTTTTCTCCAGCTTCACGGAAAATGCCGATGACATCAGTAATGTAGTATTCGCCTTGGGCATTGTTGGTGTTGATATTCTTCAAAGCTTCAAAGAGACGAGCATTATCAAAGACATAGGTTCCTGTATTGATTTCCTTGATTTGTTTTTCAAAATCAGTCGCATCCTTCTGCTCCACGATACGAAGCACTTCAGCATTCTCGTTACGAACAATACGCCCATAACCAAACGGATCTTCAGCTTCTGCAGTAAGGATTGTAGCTACATTCTTGTGATTTATGTGGAAATCAATCAAATTTTTAAGACTTTCCCCAGTGATTAATGGTGTATCACCAGCGATGACCAATGTTTGACCAGAAAGTCCTTCAAGAATTGGCTCAGCCATCATAACCGCATGACCAGTTCCTAATTGCTCAGACTGTCTTACAAAATCAGTTTGACCAGCTAAAACTTGCTCCACAAGTTCTGCCTTATGTCCAACAACCGTTACTGTTTTTTCAGGCTTGATGGCCCCTACACTACGAAAAACATGCTCAAGCATTGAAATTCCTGCAACCTTGTGCATGACTTTTGGTAGATCTGATTTCATACGAGTACCTTTACCCGCTGCTAAAATAACTGCATAATTTGCCATATTTTTCTCTTTTCTATAGAAATTCCCTTATATTATATCATAAATTTGCTTTTTCAAACACAAAAGAGGGCAAATGCTTTAAAACATCGCATTCTCTAGATGATTTCGAGTATTTTTTTTGATTTTTTTCACCATTTACGATACACTATAAAAGTATGAGAAAGAAAATAAATCCTGTTTTTATTTTTACTGTATTAGCTACTCTCGTGGGTATTTTAATCATCAATAGACCCAAGTTCGAAGACCATCCAGTCAAAACAAAGCAAAATCCAGTTCAAGTAGAAACTCAAGCTTTACATAATATCAACAAGCCGATTATTGATGTTTCTGGCTGGCAAAGACCATCAGAGATCAATTATGACACCTTAACTCAAAATATTTCAGGTGCAATCGTTCGGGTTCATAGTGGGGCTCAAGCTTCTGTTGAAAACGATGCTTCATTTAAAAATGGGGTTGATAAGGCTTATAAAGAACACATCACAGAATTTCAAAAACGGAATATTCCAGTCGCTGTTTATGCCTATGTAGCTGGTAAAAATGTCGAAGAAATGGAAAAAGCTGCTGAAGTATTCTATAATGCTGCTTCTCCCTATAATCCTAGCTACTATTGGTTGGATGTTGAAGACAAGACTATGTCTGACATGAACAAGGGGGTTGAGGCCTTTCGCGCTAAATTAGCTTCATTGGGAGCTAAAAATATTGGCATCTATGTTGGTGTCTACTTTATGGAGGAGCATAGTATCAGTACGGAGAATTTCTCAGCAATCTGGATACCGTCCTATGGAACCAACTCGGGTTACTACGAGAGTGCTCCCAATACAGATCTTAACTATGATCTTCACCAATACACCTCTCATGGAAGCCTTGGAGGCTTTGAAAATCATCTGGATTTGAACCTTATTTCTTCCACAAAAAACAAGGAAGAAACCTTTAGAAAATTGTTTTTAAATCCTTAATTACTATCGCCATAAGCAAGTCAGACATTGCTTTCTGCTTGCTTTTCTTTATTTTTCAATATTAAACCACTGTTTTATCTTTATAATATACACTGAATTTTGGAGGACTTCTATGTTATCATGGCTATCAAAAATTATTAAGGGAATTGTTATTGCTCTCGGTTTCATTCTACCAGGGATTTCTGGTGGCGTTCTTGCCGCTATCTTGGGAATTTATGAGAGAATGATTCGTTTCCTTGCCCATCCTTTTAAGAATTTAAAAGAAGATCTACTCTTTTTCCTACCTGTCGGTATTGGAATGCTCCTAGGTATCGGCCTTTTCTCATATCCTATTGAGTACCTTCTCGAAAATTATCAAGTATATGTGTTATGGAGTTTTGCTGGTGCCATCATCGGTACCATTCCAAGTCTTGTCAAAGAATCTACCCGTGATTCCGAGAGAGATAAGATTGATCTCATTTGGTTTTGGGCAACTTTTATCCTTTCAGGTATTGCCCTCTACGCCTTAAATTTTGTCGTCGGATCGTTGTCAGCTAGTTTCCTTAACTTTACTCTTGCTGGATGCTTACTGGCACTTGGAATTTTAGTACCAGGACTCAGCCCTTCTAATCTACTTTTAATCCTTGGTCTTTATAGTCCAATGCTAACAGGATTTAAGACTTTTGATTTATTCGGAACCTTTCTTCCAATAGGAATTGGAGCACTTGCTACTCTTGTCATTTTTTCAAAATTTATGGACTACGCTCTCCGTGTCTATCAATCTCGTGTTTACCACTTTATCATCGGAATTGTTCTTTCAAGTACAATCTTAATCCTCATTCCAAATGCTGGTAATGCTGAAAGCATCAGCTATAGTGGATTATCTCTTGTGTCTTATGTCATCATTGCCTTTTTCTTCGCTCTAGGTATTTGGTTAGGTATTTGGATGAGTCAATTGGAGGATAAATACAAATAATGGCTAAAAAAGTAAAAGTCAAAAAAACCTTGGTCCAACAAATTTTAACCAAGGCAGGAATAAACCATACAGGTATTCAAATTAATGCCCTGGAAGGTGAGATGCCTCAAGGTTATGAAAAGAGTCAGATTTTTAAGACTCTAGCACTTCTGGGAGATAAGACTGGACCCATTATCGGCATCCTTCCTATCACTGAACATCTTTCTGAAAAGAAACTAGCTAAGATTTCTGGTAATAAGAAAGTCAGCATGATTCCACAAAAAGACCTAGAAAAAACAACAGGCTATATCCATGGCGCCAATAATCCAGTTGGAATTCGTCAAAAACATAACTACCCTATCTTTATCGATCAAAGTGCACTTGAGCTTGAAGAAATGATCGTTTCGGCAGGTGAAGTTGGGCATAGTATTATTATCAACCCAAAAGACCTTGCAAGCTTTGTTAAAGCAGACTTTGCAGATATTTTAGAAGGACAATGATCAATGAAACTATACTTTGTTCGCCACGGTAAAACTCTTTGGAATCTTGAAGGACGTTTTCAAGGGGCAAGTGGTGACTCACCACTCCTTGAGAAATCCATTGAGACCTTAAAACAATTGGGCCAGTATCTACAGGAAATTCCATTTGATGTGATTTATTCTAGTGATCTTCCTCGTGCCGTAACTTCTGCTCAGATTATCCAAAGTCAACTGAAAATCAGCTGTCCATTAGAAGAGATACCCTCACTAAGAGAATGGCAACTTGGAAAACTTGAAGGTGCAAAATTTGCAACCTTGGAAGCCATCTATCCCGAGCAATTAAAAGCTTTTCGTACCAATCTAGCAAAATTCGATTCGACTATGTTTGGAGCAGAGTCTGTCTATCAAACAACTCAACGAACCATTCAATTTATCAAATCATTAGAGTTCAAACCTTTTGAACATGTTATGATTGTTGGTCACGGTGCCAATCTCACAGCCAGTATTCGAACTCTTCTAGGCTATGATACTCCACTACTTAGAAAAGATGGCGGTCTAGCAAATGCTAGTGTTACTGTTCTTGAAACATCTGACTTTGAAAACTTCAATCTTATAGTCTGGAATGACACTTCTTACCAAGATAATAACTGAACTTAGCAATCACTGTTAAGTTCTTTTTAGATTTTGTAGAATATCCGTGAATTTATTTGACTTTTATGATAAAATGGGAGTATCGCAAAAAGACTCATCGTATCAAGAATTGAGTAAAAACTAGGAGGAAAAAATGTCAACAGAACATATGGAAGAACTAAATGACCAGCAGATCGTTCGCCGTGAAAAAATGGCTGCGCTCCGCGAACAAGGAATCGATCCATTCGGTAAACGATTTGAACGCACTGCTAACTCACAAGAATTAAAAGATAAATATGCTGACCTCGATAAGGAACAACTACATGAATTGAACGAAACTGCTACTATTGCAGGTCGTCTTGTTACCAAACGTGGTAAGGGTAAGGTTGGATTTGCCCACCTTCAAGACCGCGAAGGTCAAATCCAAATCTATGTTCGTAAAGATGCTGTCGGTGAAGAAAACTACGAAATCTTTAAAAAGGCTGACTTAGGAGACTTCCTTGGTGTCGAAGGTGAAGTTATGCGTACAGATATGGGAGAACTCTCTATCAAGGCTACACATATTACTCACTTGTCCAAAGCCCTTCGTCCGCTTCCAGAGAAATTCCACGGTTTGACTGACGTTGAAACCATCTACCGCAAACGTTACCTTGATTTAATTTCAAACCGTGAAAGCTTTGAACGCTTTGTTACTCGTTCAAAAATCATCTCTGAAATCCGTCGTTACCTTGACCAAAAAGGCTTCCTTGAAGTGGAAACACCTGTTCTTCACAATGAGGCTGGTGGAGCATCTGCGCGTCCATTTATCACTCACCACAATGCTCAAAATATTGATATGGTGCTTCGTATCGCGACTGAGCTTCACTTAAAACGTCTTATCGTCGGTGGTATGGAACGTGTTTATGAGATTGGCCGCATCTTCCGTAACGAAGGAATGGATGCTACCCACAACCCTGAGTTCACTTCTATCGAAGTTTACCAAGCTTATGCAGACTTCCAAGACATTATGGACTTAACTGAAGGCATTATCCAACACGCTGCTAAATCAGTTAAAGGTGATGGTCCAGTCAACTATCAAGGAACCGAGATCAAGATCAATGAACCATTTAAACGTGTACACATGGTTGATGCAATCAAGGAAATTACAGGTGTTGATTTCTGGAAAGATATGACTTTAGAAGAAGCTAAGGCAATCGCTGCTGAGAAGAAAGTTCCAGTTGAAAAACACTACACTGAAGTTGGTCATATCATCAATGCTTTCTTTGAAGAATTTGTTGAAGAAACTTTGATTCAACCTACCTTTGTCTATGGTCATCCAGTAGCTGTATCTCCACTTGCTAAGAAAAATCCTGAAGATGAGCGCTTTACCGACCGTTTTGAACTCTTCATTATGACTAAAGAATACGGAAATGCCTTTACTGAGTTGAACGACCCAATCGACCAGCTTAGCCGTTTTGAAGCTCAAGCCAAAGCCAAAGAACTTGGTGACGATGAAGCGACAGGAATCGACTATGACTACATTGAAGCTCTTGAATACGGTATGCCACCAACAGGTGGTTTGGGAATCGGTATCGACCGTCTCTGCATGCTCCTCACTGATACAACTACTATCCGTGATGTGCTTCTTTTCCCAACTATGAAATAAAATACAAATCTCCTAGTCACATTCTAGGAGATTTTTTAGTATTAATATAAAAGACAAACTCGATTTTGAGCTTGTCTTTTTGTTGTTTAATTAGAATAATCCAAGAACAGTTCCATCACTTTCAACATCCATGTTGAGAGCTGCTGGTCGTTTTGGAAGTCCTGGCATGGTCATGACATCACCAGTAAGGGCAACGATAAAGCCTGCACCAAGTTTTGGTACCAATTCACGAATGGTAATTTCAAAGTTTTCAGGTGCTCCAAGTGCGTTTGGATTATCTGAGAAACTGTACTGAGTCTTAGCCATACAGATTGGTAGTTTATCCCAACCATTTTGAACGATTTGAGCGATTTGAGTTTGAGCTTTCTTCTCGAAGTTTACTTTGCTACCACGATAGATTTCAGTGACAATCTTTTCAATCTTCTCTTGGACAGAAAGATCGTTGTCATAGAGACGTGTGTAGTTTGCCGGATTTTCAGCGATAGTCTTGACAAGCGTTTCAGCAAGGGCTACTCCACCTTCTGCTCCATCAGCCCATACGCTAGCTAGTTCGACTGGAACATCGATTGAAGCACAAAGTTCTTTCAAGGCTGCGATTTCTGCTTCGGTATCAGAGACAAATTCATTGATAGCAACAACTGCTGGAATACCGAACTTACGGATATTCTCAACGTGACGTTTCAAGTTTGCAAATCCTGCACGAACAGCTTCTACATTCTCTTCTGTCAAAGCATCCTTGGCAACTCCACCATTCATCTTAAGAGCACGAAGGGTTGCAACGATAACTACTGCATCTGGCGCAGTTGGCAAGTTTGGAGTTTTGATATCCAGGAATTTCTCAGCACCAAGGTCTGCACCAAAACCTGCTTCTGTTACTGTGTAATCTGCCAAGTGAAGGGCAGTAGTTGTAGCCAAGACAGAGTTACATCCGTGTGCGATATTGGCAAATGGGCCACCATGTACAAAGGCAGGTGTTCCATAGATGGTTTGAACCAAGTTCGGTTTGATAGCGTCTTTTAAAATCAATGCCAAGGCACCTTCAACCTGTAGATCACCTACTGAAACAGGTGTACGATCATAACGGTAACCAATGACGATATTGGCCAAACGACGTTTTAAATCTTCAATATCAGTTGCCAAGCAAAGGATGGCCATGATTTCTGATGCGACAGTGATATCAAAACCATCTTCACGTGGAATACCATTAAGCGGACCACCGAGTCCAACAGTTACGTGACGAAGAGCGCGGTCGTTCAAGTCAACCACACGTTTCCAGAGAATACGACGCTGATCGATTCCAAGCTCATTTCCTTGGTGCAAGTGATTGTCAATCAAGGCAGAGAGAGCATTATTTGCAGTTGTAATAGCGTGCATATCTCCAGTAAAGTGAAGGTTGATGTCTTCCATTGGTAAAACTTGGGCATAACCACCACCAGCTGCACCACCTTTAATCCCCATGACTGGTCCAAGAGAAGGTTCGCGGATAGCAATCATGGTTTTCTTACCAATCTTATTCAAAGCATCAGCAAGTCCAATAGTGATAGTTGATTTTCCTTCACCAGCAGGTGTTGGATTGATAGCAGTAACTAAAATCAATTTACCGACAGGATTACTTTCAACCTCACGGATCTTATCAAAGCTCAGCTTAGCCTTATATTTTCCATACAACTCCAAATCATCGTATGAAATACCAAGTTTCTCAAAAACTTCAACGATTGGTTTTAATTCGATACTTTGTGCAATTTCAATATCTGTTTTCATAACAAACTCCTCTACCTCAAATGTGTTAATTCATTATATCATAAAATAAGATTTTTAACAGTCATAAAGCTTGGTAACGTTCGTAAATATCACAACACTTCAGACTTTCTTGGCTTCTTTTTAAATTTTTATATGCCTTTATAGGTTTTAACTATAGTTGAAAGCTTAGATTTCACATAATATTTTATCGCTTTCATTTTACTTACTGTTCATTTTTTTGTACAATAGTTCTATGAAAATTTTAGTTACATCTGGTGGTACAAGCGAAGCCATTGATCGAGTTCGCTCCATTACCAACCACTCTACTGGTAGACTTGGTAAAGTTATAACTGAGACTTTACTAAAAGCTGGTCACCAAGTTTGCCTGATTACTACGCAACAAGCTCTAAAACCAGCATCACACTCGAATTTATCCGTTATCGAAATCAAAAACACTTCCGATTTACTCCAAGAGATGAAACGGATTGTCCCTGATTATCAAGTCTTGATCCATTCAATAGCTGTTTCTGACTACAGCCCAGTTTACATGACAGGTCTTGATCAAGTTCAAGCAAGTCAAGATTTAAGTGAGTTTTTGCATAAGAAAAATATGGAATCAAAGATCTCCTCTAAGGATGAGGTGCAAGTCCTATTTCTTAAGAAAAATCCAAAGATCATCTCTCTTGTTAAAGAATGGAATCCAAGTATTCATCTCATTGGCTTTAAACTGCTTGTCGATGTTACTAAGGAGCATCTGATTCAAATCGCTAGAGAAAGTCTTGAAAAGAATCAAGCTGATTTGATTGTCGCTAATGACCTCACTCAGATTAATGCTGATCAACATCTGGCTTATCTAGTAGAGGAAAAAGATTATCAGATTGCTGCTAGCAAACAAGAAATTGCTGACTTATTAGTGAAAAAAATTCAGGGATTTGATCGTTAGAAAGGAAAATTATGGCTCGTATTACACTCGCTGTGACAGGCTCTATCGCCTCTTACAAGGCTGCTGATTTGGTAAGTGGCTTGAAGAAACAAGGACATTCTGTTACTGTACTTATGACCCAGGCTGCGACTGCCTTTATCCAACCTTTAACCCTTCAAGTCTTATCTCAAAATACCGTACATCTCGATCTTATGCAGGAACCTTATCCTGATAAAGTCAATCATATCGAGCTTGGCAAAAAAACAGACTTATTTATCCTTGCCCCTGCGACCGCTAATACGATTGCGAAAGTCGCGCACGGTTTTGCCAACAATATGGTTACTGCTACTGCTCTTGCCTTGCCACCCTATGTTCCAAAACTAGTAGCACCTGCTATGAATACCAAAATGTATGACCATCCAGCAACTCAAACAAACTTAAAAACTTTAGAAACTTATGGTTATACAATTATTGCTCCAAAAGAGTCCCTACTGGCCTGTGGCGATGTAGGACGCGGTGCTCTTGCTGATCTTGATACTATTTTACAACAGATAAAGGAAAAACTTCATGAACAAACGCTCTAATATTGCTCCAATTGCTATCTTTTTTGCCAGCATGATCGTCATTCATCTGCTGAGTTCTATTGTCTTTAATGTCTTGCCATTTCCAATTAAACCAACCATTGTCCATATTCCAGTCATCATTGCTAGTATCATCTACGGGCCACGAATTGGTGCCATCTTAGGTTTTTTGATGGGGATGATTAGCTTGACAGTCAATACAATCACGATTCTCCCAACTAGCTACCTCTTCTCTCCTTTTGTACCAAACGGTAACATCTACTCCCTAGTTATTGCGATTGTACCACGCATCCTTATTGGTTTAACTCCATACTTTGTCTATAAACTCCTCAGAAACAAGGCGGGGCTTATCTTTGCGGGAGCTCTCGGTTCACTTACTAATACTGTATTTGTACTAGGCGGAATCTTCTTCCTCTTTGGAAATGTTTTTGATGGAAATATCCAAAAACTATTAGCTACTGTTATCTCAACAAACTCTATCGCAGAACTGATTATCTCAGCAATACTCACCCTAGTTATTGTTCCGAGACTTGAAAAAATCAAAAAATAAGAGGTCGGGAAAATCCCGACCTCGATTTTTATTTGCGCTGAAGATCTGCTCCAGCATTTAGTGAATCTTAAAGAGTCAAAAAAGCCTTTGAAACAATATTTTTCTCTATCTAAAAGCATAATTGTGAAGATTAACGAATATGAGAAAAAGGTTCAAACTTGATAAAATCTTTACTTTCCCACAGCCTTTTATCTACTTATTATTGGGCAAGACGTGCTTCTTCTAAAATCTTTTCAATCTTTGTTGTTAGCAAATCAATAGCTACTGTATTGGTCACTCCTTCTGGAATAACGATATCTGCATAACGCTTTGTTGGCTCAATAAATTGATGATACATGGGTTTTACCACACCAAGATACTGGTCAATAACGCTATCCAGACTACGACCACGCTCTTCCATATCACGTTTAATACGGCGAATGATACGAACATCATCATCTGTATCTACAAAAATCTTGATATCCATCAAATCACGAAGTCGTTTGTCCTCCAAAACCAGGATTCCTTCAACGATAAAAACATCTTGAGGTTCTTGACGGTAAGTTTTAGAACTTCTGGTGTGGGCAGCATAATCATAGGTAGGAATGTCTACAGGACGACCTGCCAACAATTCTTTGATTTGCTCAATCATCAAATCAGTATCAAAAGCAAAAGGATGGTCATAGTTGGTCTTAATACGCTCTTCAAAGGTTAGATGAGATTGATCTTTATAGTAGGAATCATGCTCAATCATAGAGATTTTTTCATTTGGAAAATGCGACAAGATTGCTTTAGATACGCTTGTCTTTCCTCCTCCAGATCCACCTGTTACTCCGATAATGATTGGTCTATTTTGCATTGTAGCCTCCTTGTTTTTTCCCTTGTCTATTTTACCATATTTTTGATAAATTTTACAGATGGAGTTTTCTACAAAATAGAAGAAAAAATCCTCATAGCCAGAAGCTACAAGGATTTGTAGTTGATTAATCGAAGTTAACGTATTCTTTAGAAAGTTCAAGAACTTCTTCCATTGTTGAACATTCAGTAAGAGCACGGTTAGCGTATTCTTGCATTTTAGCAGTGTCGAGTTTCTTCATCAAGCTACGTGTACGAAGTACAGATGTTGCTGACATAGAGAACTCATCCAAGCCCATTCCGACAAGAAGTGGAACAGCTGTTTGGTCACCAGCCATTTCACCACACATACCAGCCCATTTACCTTCAGCGTGAGCTGCTTTGATAACGTTGTTGATCAAACGAAGGATTGATGGGTTGTATGGTTGATAAAGGTATGAAACTTGTTCGTTCATACGGTCTGCCGCCATTGTGTATTGGATCAAGTCGTTTGTACCAATTGAGAAGAAGTCAACTTCTTTTGCAAATTGGTCTGCAAGCATAGCTGCTGCAGGAATTTCGATCATGATACCAACTTGGATGTCATCCGCAACTGCAACACCTTCAGCAAGAAGGTTAGCTTTTTCTTCATCGAAGACTGCTTTAGCTGCACGGAATTCTTTCAAAAGCGCAACCATCGGGAACATGATACGCAATTGACCGTGTACAGAAGCACGAAGAAGAGCACGGATTTGAGTGCGGAACATTGCATCTCCTGTTTCAGAGATAGAGATACGAAGAGCACGGAATCCAAGGAATGGGTTCATTTCATGTGGCATATCGAAGTAAGGAAGTTCCTTGTCACCACCGATATCCATTGTACGGACAACAACTGGTTTACCGTTCATTCCTTCAAGAACAGCCTTGTATGCTTCGTACTGCTCGTCTTCAGTTGGGAAGTCTTGAGAATCCATGTACAAGAACTCTGTACGGTAAAGACCGACAGCTTCTGCACCGTTATCATTAACACCTTCAACGTCTTTCGGAGTACCAATGTTTGCAGCCAATTCGAAGTGTTTACCGTCAGCAGTAACTGTTTGAGCATCCTTCAAGAGTGCCCATTCAGCTTTTTGTTGAGCGTAAGCTTCACCAGCTGCTTTAAACTCAGCCGCTTGTTCTTCAGTAGGGTTGATAATCACTTCACCTGTAATACCATTAACGGCAAGTAGGTCACCATCTTTAACGATTTCAGTGATATTATTTGTACCCAAAACTGCAGCGATTTCAAGTGTACGAGCCATGATAGCTGAGTGACTTGTACGACCACCAATGTTTGTTACAAAAGCTTTTACAAAGTTTTTGTCCAATTGAGCTGTATCAGATGGAGTCAAGTCGTGAGCAATCACGATTACTTCTTCATTGATAGAAGCTGGGTTTGGCAATTTTTTACCAAGGAGGTTAGCTAATACACGTTTTGTTACGTCGCGGATATCCGCTGCACGTTCTTGCATATATGGGTTGTCTTCCATGCCTTCAAAGATTGTGATAAACATGTCTGTAACTTCTTTCAGACCTGCTTCTGCATTCACTTTCTTAGCACGGATAGTTTCTTTGATTTGACCGATCAATTCAGGGTCAGCAAGAACCATCAAGTGGGCGTCAAATACTTGTGCCGCTTCTTCACCAAGCGTACCTACAGCCTTCTCGCGGATAAGAGAAAGCTCGTTTTGAGAAGCTTCAAGAGCAACATCCAAACGAGCCTCTTCTGCATTTGTATCTTCGACTGTAACAGTCTCGAATGATAAATCCGGTTGAACGAGTAGATATGCTTTTGCAACTGCAACACCGTCAGATGCTGCGATTCCTTTAAGCATTTCTGTCATTTCCTTATGCCAATCCTTCTTTTTCCATTGTTTCTGAGATTGCAGCGATAGCGTCATCAGCGTCTGCACCTTCAGCAGTGATTGTAACGTCAGCACCTTGACCAACACCAAGGCTCATTACACCCATGATAGATTTAAGGTTAACTGATTTACCTTTGTACTCAAGAGTGATATCTGAAGCAAATTTGCTAGCTGTTTGTACCAACAATGTTGCTGGACGTGCGTGAATACCTGTTTCTGCCACTACGTGGAAATCTTTAGAAGCCATAGTTTGACTCTCCTTTAATAGTTTTCTTGTTGAGTTACATATCTGATAACCCTTACAATTTAGTATTATATCACCTTCATTGATATTTTTCAAGTATTTTATGGACTTTCTTCAATTTCCTTTCAGATAACTTGCTGAAAATCTTCTATTAAATTTAGCAAAACACAGTATGTAGTTTTTGTCGAGACACCTATAATGAAATCATTGCTTTTTCTGTAATTATTTTTTAATACTACACTATATATTGTGTTTGTTGGTAAAATCAGTAAAATAAGTACACAAGATTTAGTTTTAGAAAGTTGACAAAGTTTTTTTTTCTGATATACTAAGAAAGTAATAAATTTTTAAAGAGGAGTTACAGAAATGGTAACCGTATATTCTAAAAACAACTGTGTCCAATGTAAAATGACGAAACGTTTTTTAGACAGTAATAATGTTGAATATAAAGAAATCAATCTTGATGAACAACCTGAATACATTGATCAAGTAAAAGAGCTTGGCTTTAGTGCTGCTCCTATTATTCAGACACCGACAGAAGTTTTCTCTGGTTTCCAACCAGGTAAACTTAAACAACTTGCTTAAGAATCAGGACAAAAGCTTCTATGTCTACCTTAGAAGCCTTTCTTTTGTAATTAGATAAAGGATTTTTTATGGGATTAAAACAACTTGAAGATGTGACTTACTTCCGTCTTAATAATGAAATTAACCGTCCTGTTAATGGACAAATCATGCTTCACAAGGACAAGGAAGCTTTAGAAGCTTTCTTTAAAGAAAATGTTGTACCTAATACAATGGTTTTTCATTCAATTACGGATAAAATTAATTTCCTCATTGAACATAACTATATTGAAACAGCATTTATCAAGAAATACCGTCCAGAATTTTTGGAAGAACTATCTCAATTTATTAAAGATCAAAACTTCCAATTTAAGTCTTTCATGGCTGCCTATAAATTCTATAATCAATATGCTTTGAAGACTAATGATGGGGAATACTATCTTGAAAGCATGGAAGACCGTGTCTTCTTTAACGCTCTTTATTTCGCAGATGGTGATGAAGCGATTGCTATTGATATCGCTAATGAAATTATCCACCAACGTTATCAACCTGCTACTCCTTCTTTCTTGAATGCAGGTCGTGCGCGTCGTGGCGAATTGGTATCGTGCTTCTTGATCCAGGTAACAGATGATATGAACTCTATCGGACGTTCTATCAACTCAGCTCTTCAACTTTCACGTATCGGTGGCGGTGTCGGAATTTCCCTCAGTAACCTTCGTGAAGCTGGAGCTCCTATTAAAGGCTATGAGGGTGCTGCTTCTGGTGTCGTACCAGTTATGAAGCTTTTCGAAGATAGCTTCTCTTACTCTAACCAACTCGGTCAACGTCAAGGTGCTGGGGTTGTTTATCTCAATGTCTTCCACCCAGACATCATCGCCTTCCTTTCAACTAAGAAGGAAAATGCGGATGAAAAAGTGCGTGTCAAGACCCTTTCACTTGGTGTTGTTGTACCAGATAAATTCTACGAATTGGCTCGCAAAAATGAAGAAATGTACCTCTTCAGCCCTTACTCTGTAGAGCTTGAATACGGCGTGCCATTTAACTACATCGACATCACAGAAAAATACGATGAATTAGTAGCAAATCCAAACATCCGTAAGACAAAAATCAAGGCGCGTGATTTGGAAACTGAGATTTCTAAATTGCAACAAGAATCTGGTTAC is a genomic window containing:
- the glmU gene encoding bifunctional UDP-N-acetylglucosamine diphosphorylase/glucosamine-1-phosphate N-acetyltransferase GlmU, with product MANYAVILAAGKGTRMKSDLPKVMHKVAGISMLEHVFRSVGAIKPEKTVTVVGHKAELVEQVLAGQTDFVRQSEQLGTGHAVMMAEPILEGLSGQTLVIAGDTPLITGESLKNLIDFHINHKNVATILTAEAEDPFGYGRIVRNENAEVLRIVEQKDATDFEKQIKEINTGTYVFDNARLFEALKNINTNNAQGEYYITDVIGIFREAGEKVGAYTLKDFDESLGVNDRVALATAEGIMRRRINQAHMVNGVSFVNPEATYIDIDVEIAPEVQIEANVTLKGSSKIGAETILTNGTYIVDSSIGAGAVITNSMIEESSVADGVTVGPYAHIRPGSSLAKDVHIGNFVEVKGSSIGENTKAGHLTYIGNCEVGSDVNFGAGTITVNYDGQHKFKTTIGNNVFVGSNSTIIAPVDLGDNSLVGAGSTITKDVPADAIAIGRGRQINKDEYATRLPHHPNNK
- a CDS encoding glycoside hydrolase family 25 protein — protein: MRKKINPVFIFTVLATLVGILIINRPKFEDHPVKTKQNPVQVETQALHNINKPIIDVSGWQRPSEINYDTLTQNISGAIVRVHSGAQASVENDASFKNGVDKAYKEHITEFQKRNIPVAVYAYVAGKNVEEMEKAAEVFYNAASPYNPSYYWLDVEDKTMSDMNKGVEAFRAKLASLGAKNIGIYVGVYFMEEHSISTENFSAIWIPSYGTNSGYYESAPNTDLNYDLHQYTSHGSLGGFENHLDLNLISSTKNKEETFRKLFLNP
- a CDS encoding DUF368 domain-containing protein translates to MLSWLSKIIKGIVIALGFILPGISGGVLAAILGIYERMIRFLAHPFKNLKEDLLFFLPVGIGMLLGIGLFSYPIEYLLENYQVYVLWSFAGAIIGTIPSLVKESTRDSERDKIDLIWFWATFILSGIALYALNFVVGSLSASFLNFTLAGCLLALGILVPGLSPSNLLLILGLYSPMLTGFKTFDLFGTFLPIGIGALATLVIFSKFMDYALRVYQSRVYHFIIGIVLSSTILILIPNAGNAESISYSGLSLVSYVIIAFFFALGIWLGIWMSQLEDKYK
- a CDS encoding aminoacyl-tRNA deacylase, translating into MAKKVKVKKTLVQQILTKAGINHTGIQINALEGEMPQGYEKSQIFKTLALLGDKTGPIIGILPITEHLSEKKLAKISGNKKVSMIPQKDLEKTTGYIHGANNPVGIRQKHNYPIFIDQSALELEEMIVSAGEVGHSIIINPKDLASFVKADFADILEGQ
- a CDS encoding histidine phosphatase family protein, coding for MKLYFVRHGKTLWNLEGRFQGASGDSPLLEKSIETLKQLGQYLQEIPFDVIYSSDLPRAVTSAQIIQSQLKISCPLEEIPSLREWQLGKLEGAKFATLEAIYPEQLKAFRTNLAKFDSTMFGAESVYQTTQRTIQFIKSLEFKPFEHVMIVGHGANLTASIRTLLGYDTPLLRKDGGLANASVTVLETSDFENFNLIVWNDTSYQDNN
- the lysS gene encoding lysine--tRNA ligase; the protein is MSTEHMEELNDQQIVRREKMAALREQGIDPFGKRFERTANSQELKDKYADLDKEQLHELNETATIAGRLVTKRGKGKVGFAHLQDREGQIQIYVRKDAVGEENYEIFKKADLGDFLGVEGEVMRTDMGELSIKATHITHLSKALRPLPEKFHGLTDVETIYRKRYLDLISNRESFERFVTRSKIISEIRRYLDQKGFLEVETPVLHNEAGGASARPFITHHNAQNIDMVLRIATELHLKRLIVGGMERVYEIGRIFRNEGMDATHNPEFTSIEVYQAYADFQDIMDLTEGIIQHAAKSVKGDGPVNYQGTEIKINEPFKRVHMVDAIKEITGVDFWKDMTLEEAKAIAAEKKVPVEKHYTEVGHIINAFFEEFVEETLIQPTFVYGHPVAVSPLAKKNPEDERFTDRFELFIMTKEYGNAFTELNDPIDQLSRFEAQAKAKELGDDEATGIDYDYIEALEYGMPPTGGLGIGIDRLCMLLTDTTTIRDVLLFPTMK